Below is a window of Cottoperca gobio chromosome 12, fCotGob3.1, whole genome shotgun sequence DNA.
GTATCAACGCTTCTTttaaaaaactgaacattataaccttcattaGAGGGAGGATTTATTGCaagactgttgttgttgttgtagactAAATTCGTTTTAGCTAGGTggacctaataaactggcaactgagtgcATGTATGCTGAGAATGTGAAAGGCTGAAGTGAGGTCAACACAGATATAATCAAATATCAGTAATTGTTTTACGTATATAGTTTGTTTTGCAGGGAAAACAAACTGCTACAAGATCATTTTACTAAATGATCACATGATTATTTTGTGAAGATATTTTCTAATCCATTTAAGACATTTGAAGCtgctatttatattttattttgcagatgtttttttacGAGTCCATTTCAATCATGTTATCTGATGCTGCTCCTCTTTGGACGACTTTATTAGCTTAGCTTCACTCTAGTGACCTTGAATTTCTTCTGTCACACATGGGAGAAACattttgagtgtgtttgtttatctcACTGCCCAATTGTTTCTCTGCCTTCAGTTTACGTGAGGCCGTCCACGATGACAACGTCCGGCCCAAGATGCAGTGCCTGATGATGGACTCCTCCTTCTCCATGGTAACTATGCAAGGCGAGGACAGCGGCATCGCATGGGAGACGACCCCTAGTCGCTGCAGCACGCCATGGGCATCCGAAGCTGGAACTGTGGATCTCAGCTCTATGGTTGTCATGCGGCCTGCAACACCTGGGTCTGTTCCAGCAGGGAAGATTATCTTTGTCATGGACGAGGACCTGATTTCAAGACGGAAGAAAactaaagagaggaagagaaaagcagaCAGACAACGAGAAGTTGTAGAAAGTTCTGAGAACATCTCAGGGAGGCCAGAGTTAGTCGAAGTCTCACAGCCAAATGTGAAAACcgaagaaggagatgaagaagaggcgAATGATCCAACGGTAGATAAAGAGCAACTGCTATTCAGGTTAGTGTCCGAGGGCTCTGAAATACTCAACATCGTTGTTCCTCCAAAACTGATCACTGTAGATGAAGAGGAGAGCAAAGCAATGGTGGACAACCTTTCTTATCTGGAGGAGAGCCTTGTTCCTAAAGCGAGTGAAGAGACTCACGATAACGAGCTCTTCTTCACAGGATCAGATACAGAAAGTGGAGACCAGGTCAAGCCCTCATCTTCCACAGGTACACATATAATGGATCCACCGGGGGCTCCAGTGGCCAGACCTCCGGTCAGAGGAGCTGCTGGCCATGTGGACTACTTTGAGGCGTTCACCATGATTGATGCTCAGGCTCCAGGAAGTCCTGCTGTGATCACACAGGGACAGGTGGAGCAAGAGGCAGAGGCTGAGACTGAGATCCTGGACGCTGAGAGACCTGTGGAGTCTGAAGACAACACCACCACAGCAACATCTGTGGATAATGACAAGTCAGACACAATTAGCCTCGAGGAAATCACCAGCGAGCTTCTAGATGAAGTCTTCTACGGCGGTACAGACAACTACCTCATGAAGACTCTCAACAAAGACGACGAATGTGGCGCGCACTTGAGGCTCCCTTCAAAACCGAGCGGTTCGACTTTGTTTGGAAGCCAAGAGGACATCCTGACTCCAATCTTTCTACCAGAAGGACCTGCCAAAATGATTGACCAAATTTTGCTAGAGGAGCCCAAAGCCATGGCCTTTCTTTACACAGACCTATATGAAGAAGCAATCGGTAGTCGGGAAAAAGAAGAGGATACAGAAAGTATGGGGTCTGAAAAGTCTTTCCACAGCAGGCAATCAGACCGAGAAGCCAGGGGATATTTAGAGAAATATGTCCTTATAGATGAGACTCCTGCGTTGGAAGTGGAGCCAGCTGATAAAGAAAAAAGCCCAGAAGAAGGTGCCCGGGTGTTGTCCCAAGATTTGTATGATTTTGAAGATTTGCTGCTCGAGCCTGAAAAAGGTGAGATGCCAAATTCAGAGGAGGAAATCACAGACTTCTTCAGATCCAGTGCTAGTTCGTCTCCATGTGAGGTAGAGACTTTCCCTCGATCGCTCGAGGATGAAACccaatcaacaacaaaaactaaagACAAGACGAACAAAAAAGTCTCCATTAAGGTAGAAAAAGTAGCTAAAATCCCAGTAGATCCACTTAGCGTCTCAAGCTTCGAGTTTGTCTCTGAGGAACCTGACTGGGGAGGTACAGATGATCATCTGGACGTCAGTAGAGATGAGGAATTGTGGAAACAAGATTTGGAAAAGCAAAAGCCAGTTGCCCCTCCTAGGAGAAAAGCAACATCCTCTCCAAAGGCATGTCTCGACCTCACGCCCCTGACTCGAGTTGACGATATTAtgcaagaaaaagaagaggctGGTGGAAaggaacagagggaggaggagaaagagaaggcaTCACCGGCAGAGACTGCTGACgagggagatggagatgggGAGGAAACAATGCAACCCTTCTCCAGTGATGCTCTGTTAGAAAATGCCTTAGCAGAAGTGGATTCCCCACAAACTGAATGTGTAGAAGATAACAATGAAATAGCTGTTAGAACCACAAACCCAGCTACAGCTGAGGGGAAAGACACTAcaacagtagaagaagaggaaacaagTGAGACTAAAGCACTTAAACCAGAAGAAGTAGATATTAAGCCATCAGAATTGGCTAAAACTAAGGTTAATCCAGAGGGCGATAGGTCGAATGAACCAGCTAAAGATAAAGGACAGTGTGTAATACTTTAACTGAGCTACAGTGTTTTCAACACGTTTATTGCCAAGTGCCTTACTGGTGTGTCCTGATTCGAGGTCTTAAAATCAAAGCAGAATTAACCAACAATCAACGGAGGTACATTCTTAAAACATCATCTATAAAGAGTGCAAAATAGTTCATAGATTTTCTAATTGATATCAAATATCCAGAGGAGGATATTTTCGTTTTTTCTCCAGGTTAACCCAGTCCCTGCGGTGTGGATGGGTGGCAGTAAAGCATGTTGTTTAAAGGGAGACGCTTGGGTCACGAGTGTGAATAAAAAAGGGTGAGAGTGCATGTGTCGGTGTTCGTGTGACGTTAGTGCAGATCTTCAGCTATAAATAAGCCTCTCTAGCTGTTAACCTGACACCTCGTCTCAGCTAGGAGTCTGTGTACCCTcttgtaaacaaaaaaacatgtgtatgtgtatattctTAATGTTTTCCAAAACCGACATGAATgcttaattaaaacattttaactgtGTGTATCTGATCCTACATTTCACCGAATATCAGGCAAGATACTGACGTTTATGACTGTGTATAGATGCATGTTTTTGCCATCCAACAGGGCTGTTTTTAGACTGTACAGTGCAGTATTTCCCCTCCGCATGTGGTCATTAAAGCCGGTTTATGTCAAGCATTATTTGCAGATATGGTTGCCTCTAGGCCGGAATCCAATGGATCCCATCTGGAGCTCAGCAGTGATCCTGTGCCTGCTGaccttcattttatttatttataaggacAACACACATTGTAgccattttaaaacatgcagaGCAGCAATAAGCAAtatgacataaataaaatacaacagtcACGATGGAGATTTTGATAAAAATATACAGTTACAAGTTAGTACACAACGAACCATAAACCATGCAGCACAGTGTTGAAAGATAATGCTATTTAGAAGATCATACCACATtgttataaagtgtttttgaataCTTCATACATATGGTATGTGGTATAAATAAGATATAAAGATAAGTAAAGGTGCAGTACACGAttggtattttttatttgaccgggtatttgttgtgtttaaagGTTTGGACCTTTTATTATCAGTTTAAATGAGCTTTGGTGACATCCAGTGTTATAGATGAGCATTTTCCGgtctgttttaacttttaaaatcaCCTTTTTCCTCCACATCGACAGGTGGCAGCTTTGAGTTCATGGTTTACCATTAGGccatagatatacagtatatagagtGGATATGCTAATTTACACAgctaataaaaatattatatttcaccAATTATTCAAGTTAAGATGCTAACGAAATATGTTGAACTTAAATAAGATATCTTAAGTTTTCATTTTCTTGCTATATGTGTCGTAAAGCTAGTTAGCTAACATCTCTGTTGCTGTGAATGTAGCGTTAGCTTAGCTAAAAATAATTTAGCTTGGCATGCTAATAGCTGTTTGACATGAAGAGAATATAACAAAacttaaatgacaaaaataactCAGGCAGGCCTTGTGGTAAAATAAACGTTTTATTAAAAAACGAATTAACTTACTAAAAACTCAAATTATTAGCTAGCTCGTAAATCGGTTTGCAGTTTCTCTAGTTGGTGTATTTCTATGTTAAGAATCGGTCCTCGGCGCTGTGTTTTACTACATGGGATAAGTTAGCTTTTTGCTAACTCCACAATGGACACTGTCCCCAGTTTTTGTTCGTCAGTTTCTTCTGAAGAAAACGGACCAGAAACCGGGGACAGCTCGTCGACGGAAGATGGATTGGTCGACGCTTTTGGTGACCTGGCTGCCCTCCCGGTCGAGGTTGGCGAGAGAAGACCGACGTGTTTACTTTGCCGGTGAGCTGAATTATAGTgaagctaatgctagctagctaacaagtTAGAGTGGTTggaaatcctcctcctc
It encodes the following:
- the LOC115017091 gene encoding uncharacterized protein LOC115017091 isoform X2; translated protein: MDALTEDVAQADVDTEMMALTPEDFTGQNLEASDEVENLRNSLREAVHDDNVRPKMQCLMMDSSFSMVTMQGEDSGIAWETTPSRCSTPWASEAGTVDLSSMVVMRPATPGSVPAGKIIFVMDEDLISRRKKTKERKRKADRQREVVESSENISGRPELVEVSQPNVKTEEGDEEEANDPTVDKEQLLFRLVSEGSEILNIVVPPKLITVDEEESKAMVDNLSYLEESLVPKASEETHDNELFFTGSDTESGDQVKPSSSTGTHIMDPPGAPVARPPVRGAAGHVDYFEAFTMIDAQAPGSPAVITQGQVEQEAEAETEILDAERPVESEDNTTTATSVDNDKSDTISLEEITSELLDEVFYGGTDNYLMKTLNKDDECGAHLRLPSKPSGSTLFGSQEDILTPIFLPEGPAKMIDQILLEEPKAMAFLYTDLYEEAIGSREKEEDTESMGSEKSFHSRQSDREARGYLEKYVLIDETPALEVEPADKEKSPEEGARVLSQDLYDFEDLLLEPEKGEMPNSEEEITDFFRSSASSSPCEVETFPRSLEDETQSTTKTKDKTNKKVSIKVEKVAKIPVDPLSVSSFEFVSEEPDWGGTDDHLDVSRDEELWKQDLEKQKPVAPPRRKATSSPKACLDLTPLTRVDDIMQEKEEAGGKEQREEEKEKASPAETADEGFGDLAALPVEVGERRPTCLLCRRPQKVCLCPFLPPQPLEVSTCLYIVQHPAEESRVLRTVPLLAACLPQGKCNVIVGRRFNEEKHPELAAVCRDSRTLILYPGPKSQNLEELVQYQDVGTVKHNVIIIDGTWSQAKNMFLKNSLFHLPKQVQLNRTLSSQYVIRTQPSNICLSTLECAAIALSILEQNDDIQEVLLRPLKALCSFQLQHGAQVHHSKEHLLKNGMYDKPMPKNKRKIKRMEKLVTDHNVCPR
- the LOC115017091 gene encoding cardiomyopathy-associated protein 5 isoform X1 → MKWRTFETGSDHLREAVHDDNVRPKMQCLMMDSSFSMVTMQGEDSGIAWETTPSRCSTPWASEAGTVDLSSMVVMRPATPGSVPAGKIIFVMDEDLISRRKKTKERKRKADRQREVVESSENISGRPELVEVSQPNVKTEEGDEEEANDPTVDKEQLLFRLVSEGSEILNIVVPPKLITVDEEESKAMVDNLSYLEESLVPKASEETHDNELFFTGSDTESGDQVKPSSSTGTHIMDPPGAPVARPPVRGAAGHVDYFEAFTMIDAQAPGSPAVITQGQVEQEAEAETEILDAERPVESEDNTTTATSVDNDKSDTISLEEITSELLDEVFYGGTDNYLMKTLNKDDECGAHLRLPSKPSGSTLFGSQEDILTPIFLPEGPAKMIDQILLEEPKAMAFLYTDLYEEAIGSREKEEDTESMGSEKSFHSRQSDREARGYLEKYVLIDETPALEVEPADKEKSPEEGARVLSQDLYDFEDLLLEPEKGEMPNSEEEITDFFRSSASSSPCEVETFPRSLEDETQSTTKTKDKTNKKVSIKVEKVAKIPVDPLSVSSFEFVSEEPDWGGTDDHLDVSRDEELWKQDLEKQKPVAPPRRKATSSPKACLDLTPLTRVDDIMQEKEEAGGKEQREEEKEKASPAETADEGDGDGEETMQPFSSDALLENALAEVDSPQTECVEDNNEIAVRTTNPATAEGKDTTTVEEEETSETKALKPEEVDIKPSELAKTKVNPEGDRSNEPAKDKGQCVIL